A region of Chloroflexota bacterium DNA encodes the following proteins:
- the hemB gene encoding porphobilinogen synthase: MAAFPQLRLRRLRRSESLRALVRETQVEAGDFIYPIFVVEGKGIQQEIASMPGISRYSPDRLPLEVEEVAKLGIPAVLLFGIPEHKDETGSSGYHPEGIIQQAIRTIKKAMPEIIVITDVCLCEYTSHGHCGIVVSGQVDNDRTLPLLAKMAISHTEAGADIVAPSDMMDGRVKVIREVLDEKGYEHVPILSYAAKYASAFYGPFREAAESVPQFGDRRAYQMDPSNVREALREVEQDIAEGADIIMVKPALAYLDVIRQVRSAFNCPLAAYNVSGEYAMVKAAAQNGWLEERRTVLEILTAIKRAGADIIVTYHAKEAARWLQER; the protein is encoded by the coding sequence GTGGCAGCATTCCCACAGTTGCGCCTGCGCCGTCTGCGCCGGAGTGAATCATTAAGGGCCCTGGTGAGGGAAACTCAAGTTGAGGCTGGCGATTTCATTTACCCAATATTCGTGGTGGAGGGCAAGGGCATCCAGCAAGAAATCGCTTCAATGCCAGGCATTTCTCGTTATTCGCCTGACCGGCTGCCGTTAGAGGTGGAAGAGGTGGCCAAGCTGGGCATTCCAGCCGTTCTCCTCTTTGGCATACCGGAGCACAAAGATGAAACCGGCTCCTCCGGCTACCATCCGGAGGGGATTATCCAACAGGCGATACGGACTATTAAAAAGGCCATGCCCGAAATCATCGTGATAACCGATGTCTGCCTCTGCGAGTACACCAGCCACGGTCACTGCGGCATCGTGGTCAGTGGACAGGTTGATAATGACCGGACATTACCACTGCTCGCCAAAATGGCTATCTCTCATACTGAAGCCGGTGCGGACATCGTCGCCCCTTCAGACATGATGGACGGCCGGGTGAAGGTAATCCGGGAGGTGCTGGACGAAAAGGGATATGAGCATGTCCCCATCCTCTCCTATGCTGCTAAGTACGCCTCCGCCTTCTACGGACCGTTCAGGGAGGCGGCGGAATCAGTTCCACAGTTTGGCGACCGCCGTGCCTACCAGATGGACCCGTCCAACGTGCGGGAGGCATTGCGGGAGGTGGAACAGGACATCGCAGAAGGTGCGGATATCATCATGGTCAAACCAGCCCTAGCCTATCTGGACGTAATCCGGCAGGTGCGTAGTGCCTTTAATTGCCCGCTAGCAGCCTACAACGTCAGCGGTGAGTATGCCATGGTTAAGGCAGCTGCCCAGAATGGCTGGCTGGAGGAACGGAGGACGGTGCTGGAGATACTCACCGCCATCAAACGCGCCGGAGCGGATATTATCGTGACCTATCACGCTAAAGAAGCGGCCCGATGGTTACAGGAAAGATAA